One part of the Myxococcales bacterium genome encodes these proteins:
- a CDS encoding ISAzo13 family transposase, translated as MTKERSRRESEIRDRYGKIKGSLTERARRLFVANEAIAFGYGGIVAASRATGMAPSVVGRGIAEVRAIENGTARHLPPTRSRRPGAGRKKATEKDPRLIPDLKKLVESTTRGDPESPLLWTARSQRNLVEALKKQGHQTSMKMVSRLLKELGYSLQANRKRLEGAQHPDRNAQFEHINETLRRQLETNEPAISVDTKKRELVGPYKNGGRELSGKEDPVDVNVHDFVDDEKGRATPYGIYDLQKNEAWVSVGVSHDTGEFAVQSIRTWWSEMGASRYPNATSLVITADGGGSNGYRLRLWKLELQKLVDDLRFPITVCHLPPGTSKWNKIEHRLFSFITQNWRGKPLVTHQVIVNLIAATTTTTGLLVKSRVDSRTYAKGRRVSDKDLALVNLDPNVFHGEWNYTIHPTVPT; from the coding sequence ATGACCAAGGAACGATCGCGGCGTGAATCCGAGATACGGGATCGCTACGGCAAGATAAAGGGGAGTCTGACAGAGAGAGCTCGGCGGCTATTCGTGGCGAACGAGGCGATCGCTTTTGGCTACGGCGGCATTGTCGCTGCATCTCGTGCGACGGGTATGGCACCGAGCGTGGTGGGGCGCGGGATCGCCGAAGTACGGGCGATCGAAAACGGGACGGCGAGGCATTTACCGCCAACGCGAAGCCGTCGACCAGGCGCCGGGCGCAAGAAGGCAACCGAGAAGGATCCGAGATTGATTCCGGATCTGAAGAAGCTTGTAGAATCGACGACACGCGGAGATCCCGAGTCGCCGCTTCTGTGGACAGCTCGTAGCCAGCGCAATCTCGTGGAGGCGCTCAAGAAGCAGGGGCACCAAACGAGCATGAAGATGGTCTCAAGACTGCTCAAGGAGCTCGGCTACAGTCTCCAGGCGAATCGCAAGCGGCTTGAGGGCGCGCAGCATCCAGATCGAAACGCTCAGTTTGAGCACATCAACGAGACACTCCGTCGACAGCTCGAAACGAACGAGCCGGCGATCTCTGTGGACACGAAGAAACGAGAGCTTGTCGGACCGTACAAGAACGGCGGCCGCGAGCTCAGCGGGAAGGAAGATCCGGTCGATGTCAACGTGCACGACTTCGTCGACGACGAAAAGGGACGCGCCACACCGTACGGCATCTACGACCTCCAGAAGAACGAGGCGTGGGTCAGCGTTGGCGTGAGCCACGACACGGGGGAATTCGCGGTGCAGAGCATCCGCACCTGGTGGAGCGAGATGGGCGCCTCGAGGTATCCAAACGCGACCTCGCTCGTGATCACGGCGGACGGAGGTGGAAGCAACGGCTATAGGCTGCGCCTATGGAAGCTCGAGCTACAAAAGCTCGTCGACGACCTGCGCTTCCCCATCACCGTCTGTCATCTGCCTCCGGGAACGAGCAAGTGGAACAAGATCGAGCACCGCTTGTTTTCCTTCATCACCCAGAACTGGCGCGGAAAGCCTCTGGTCACCCATCAAGTCATCGTCAATCTAATCGCAGCGACGACGACGACGACCGGACTGCTCGTGAAGAGCCGAGTCGACAGTCGCACTTACGCCAAGGGTCGCCGCGTCTCGGACAAGGACCTCGCACTCGTGAATCTCGATCCCAACGTCTTCCACGGCGAGTGGAACTACACCATCCACCCGACCGTACCGACATGA
- a CDS encoding DUF3817 domain-containing protein translates to MSITSVSRLRRIGFVEGLSFLVLLLIAMPLKYAAGMPLAVKYVGWVHGALFVAYVVALGQATSAMMWRPLTAVALFVAAVVPGGTFVADRWLKKQVAPDPVMPSAAA, encoded by the coding sequence ATGTCGATCACCTCCGTGTCCCGTTTGCGACGCATCGGTTTCGTCGAGGGCCTGTCGTTTTTGGTGTTGCTGCTCATCGCCATGCCTCTCAAGTACGCCGCAGGTATGCCCCTGGCGGTCAAGTACGTGGGCTGGGTGCACGGCGCGCTCTTCGTCGCCTACGTGGTGGCGCTCGGGCAGGCGACGTCGGCCATGATGTGGCGTCCGCTCACAGCGGTGGCCCTGTTCGTGGCTGCGGTCGTGCCGGGAGGAACCTTCGTGGCCGATCGCTGGCTCAAAAAACAGGTGGCACCCGACCCGGTGATGCCCTCCGCCGCCGCCTGA
- a CDS encoding GDP-mannose 4,6-dehydratase: MHEADGRVVSNLVVQALRDEPLTMFGDGQQTRSFCYVTDLIEGFLRLMESDLQATPVNLGNPRESTMLELARIIKEEVGSQAPLVFNPLPKDDPVRRKPDITRAREALGWGPAVPLERGIAETVADFRRRLGLEADVPARAAS, encoded by the coding sequence ATGCACGAGGCCGATGGACGGGTGGTCTCGAACCTCGTGGTCCAGGCGCTGCGGGACGAGCCGCTCACCATGTTCGGAGATGGCCAACAGACACGCTCCTTCTGCTATGTGACCGACCTCATCGAGGGGTTCTTGCGCCTGATGGAGAGCGACCTGCAAGCCACGCCTGTGAACCTCGGGAACCCCCGCGAAAGCACCATGTTGGAGCTCGCGCGGATCATCAAGGAAGAAGTGGGCTCGCAAGCGCCCCTGGTCTTCAACCCTCTGCCGAAAGACGACCCCGTTCGCCGCAAGCCCGACATCACCAGGGCCCGCGAGGCGCTCGGATGGGGCCCCGCCGTTCCGCTCGAAAGGGGCATTGCGGAGACCGTCGCCGACTTTCGACGACGGCTCGGTCTCGAGGCGGACGTTCCCGCGCGCGCGGCCTCGTAA
- a CDS encoding GDP-mannose 4,6-dehydratase: MRMKRILVTGGSGFLGSHLCERLLAQGHEVVCLDNFFTGSRRNIERLLGKPRFELVRHDVQIPFTMEIDQIYHLACPASPVHYQRNPVRTIRTAVEGTLNVLEVAREAHARVLIASTSEVYGDPAIHPQPESYWGHVNPIGPRSCYDEGKRCAESLTVAYASQYGLEVRACREINRLTLSARRISIGGA; the protein is encoded by the coding sequence ATGCGAATGAAGCGCATTTTGGTGACGGGCGGCAGCGGATTTTTGGGCTCGCATTTGTGCGAACGCCTGCTGGCGCAGGGACACGAGGTGGTCTGTCTCGACAATTTTTTCACGGGAAGCCGGCGCAACATCGAACGTCTGCTGGGCAAACCCCGCTTCGAGTTGGTTCGGCACGACGTCCAGATCCCCTTCACGATGGAGATCGATCAGATCTATCATCTGGCCTGTCCTGCCTCGCCCGTTCACTACCAGCGCAATCCGGTGCGCACGATCCGTACGGCGGTCGAAGGCACCCTGAACGTGCTGGAAGTGGCCCGCGAAGCCCACGCCCGCGTGCTCATCGCGTCCACCTCGGAAGTCTACGGTGACCCAGCGATCCACCCTCAACCCGAAAGCTACTGGGGGCACGTCAACCCGATAGGGCCTCGCTCCTGTTACGACGAAGGGAAACGGTGTGCCGAATCTCTCACGGTCGCCTATGCCAGCCAGTATGGTCTCGAGGTTAGGGCATGCCGCGAAATAAATAGGTTGACTTTATCTGCGAGGAGGATCTCCATTGGAGGTGCATGA
- a CDS encoding DUF4019 domain-containing protein, with amino-acid sequence MTNGTLRPPASLVSWLRHATFGIVGAALFTTACATTSSGPQAESEASASAPKTLQKLSREAMKEARMNAQVVAGTWLLDVDRGDFATSWETAASRLQNTVGKGDWTKGLTGARGSFGALTRRHFVKTRYTNKLQPAGQYVVVSYHSLFENAPALESVTVVQDEDNQWRVVMYGIEKTKEAPPEDAPAEGAATESEQESEDEAAPAAN; translated from the coding sequence ATGACGAACGGTACCCTTCGCCCCCCCGCCTCCCTTGTCTCGTGGCTGCGCCACGCCACCTTCGGCATCGTCGGCGCCGCCCTGTTCACGACGGCGTGTGCGACCACCAGCAGCGGCCCCCAAGCCGAGTCCGAAGCCAGCGCATCCGCCCCCAAAACGCTGCAAAAGCTCTCGCGCGAGGCCATGAAAGAAGCCCGCATGAACGCCCAGGTCGTTGCCGGCACGTGGCTGCTCGACGTGGACCGGGGCGACTTCGCCACCAGCTGGGAAACGGCGGCCTCGCGGCTGCAAAACACGGTGGGCAAGGGCGACTGGACGAAGGGCCTCACGGGCGCCCGCGGATCGTTCGGCGCCCTCACCCGGCGGCACTTCGTGAAAACCCGCTACACGAACAAGCTCCAGCCTGCAGGGCAATACGTCGTCGTCTCGTACCACAGCCTGTTCGAGAACGCGCCGGCCCTCGAGTCCGTCACGGTCGTGCAGGACGAGGACAACCAGTGGCGCGTGGTGATGTACGGCATCGAAAAGACGAAGGAGGCACCGCCCGAGGACGCCCCCGCCGAGGGCGCCGCGACAGAGTCCGAGCAAGAGTCGGAAGACGAAGCCGCCCCCGCCGCGAACTGA
- a CDS encoding GGDEF domain-containing protein yields the protein MNGEDDAVPEAVAPDETGLLLSAAPAAPSVGPAQGPRRPCLVVLQGPYEGRVLRLWPGEHWVLGRGAGAHFLLEDDGMSRQHLRIERVGEAFVLEDLGSRNGTFVNERPVTRHVLEARDVIRAGATTLLRLTHLDPLEEEMHQRLHAAASRDALTGVFNRRHFDERLASECAGARRHMRPLSLIMVDVDNFKRVNDSLGHPVGDAVLKGVAGQLSAAIRREDAVFRYGGEEFAVILRETAMDGALVLAERLRAGVASLVHTGEGVDRPFQVTVSVGVATLATGMAEEGLVFAADQALYEAKHTGKNRVVTRA from the coding sequence ATGAATGGCGAAGACGATGCGGTGCCCGAAGCGGTGGCACCTGACGAAACGGGCCTTCTGCTCTCGGCGGCTCCGGCGGCCCCCTCCGTCGGCCCGGCGCAAGGCCCCCGACGTCCCTGCCTGGTCGTGCTGCAGGGCCCCTACGAAGGCCGGGTGTTGCGGCTGTGGCCAGGTGAACACTGGGTGCTGGGTCGGGGGGCGGGAGCCCACTTCCTGCTGGAGGACGACGGGATGTCGCGTCAGCACCTGCGGATCGAGCGCGTGGGTGAGGCCTTCGTGCTGGAGGACCTCGGCAGCCGGAACGGCACCTTCGTGAACGAACGCCCGGTCACCCGGCACGTGCTCGAGGCCCGGGACGTCATCCGCGCGGGCGCCACCACGCTTTTACGGCTGACTCACCTCGATCCGCTCGAAGAGGAGATGCATCAGCGGCTGCACGCCGCGGCCTCACGGGACGCACTGACGGGCGTGTTCAACCGGCGTCACTTCGACGAGCGGCTGGCCTCCGAGTGCGCGGGGGCGCGTCGGCACATGCGCCCGCTCTCCTTGATCATGGTCGACGTGGACAACTTCAAGCGCGTCAACGACAGCCTCGGACACCCGGTGGGCGATGCAGTCCTCAAGGGCGTTGCCGGCCAGCTGTCGGCGGCGATTCGGAGGGAAGACGCCGTGTTTCGCTACGGCGGCGAAGAGTTCGCCGTCATCCTGCGCGAAACCGCCATGGATGGTGCGCTCGTGCTGGCAGAGCGGCTCCGCGCGGGGGTCGCCAGCCTCGTTCACACGGGGGAAGGTGTGGATCGTCCGTTCCAGGTGACGGTGAGCGTGGGGGTGGCCACGCTCGCCACCGGCATGGCCGAGGAGGGACTGGTGTTCGCCGCCGACCAGGCCCTCTACGAAGCGAAACACACAGGGAAAAACCGGGTCGTCACCCGCGCCTGA